In a genomic window of Styela clava chromosome 7, kaStyClav1.hap1.2, whole genome shotgun sequence:
- the LOC144425223 gene encoding ubiquitin-like protein NEDD8, whose translation MLIKVKTLTGKEIEIDIEPTDKVERIKERVEEKEGIPPPQQRLIFSGKQMNDEKTASDYKISGGSVLHLVLALRGGVSL comes from the coding sequence ATGCTGATCAAAGTGAAAACTTTAACTGGCAAGGAGATCGAAATTGATATTGAACCAACCGATAAAGTTGAAAGAATCAAAGAAAGAGTTGAAGAAAAAGAGGGGATACCACCACCCCAACAGCGTCTCATTTTTAGTGGAAAACAGATGAACGACGAGAAAACTGCTAGTGATTACAAAATTTCTGGTGGATCTGTATTGCATTTGGTTCTTGCTCTGAGAGGTGGTGTTTCTTTGTAG